A genomic window from Sceloporus undulatus isolate JIND9_A2432 ecotype Alabama chromosome 9, SceUnd_v1.1, whole genome shotgun sequence includes:
- the BSDC1 gene encoding BSD domain-containing protein 1 isoform X2 has product MAEGEDGGWWRSWLQQSLQTVKEKSTEALEFMKRDLTEFTQVVQHDTACTIAATASVVKEKLATENSSGATEKMRKGLSNFLGVISDTFAPSPDKTIDCDVITLMATPSGTTELYDSAKARLYSLQSDPATYCNEPDGPSQLFETWLSQFSLEEKKGEISDLLVNSPSIRSLYSKMVPVAVSHSEFWQRYFYKVHQLEQEEVRREALKQRAEQSVHSEEPGWEEEEEEFVGSSSCHPHIPLQSTPEVKLPPATTATAVVMPTLEASAESWAMLSPTPAEATPSESSESISFMTQITNPAAAVPIVPLQTGVQLSGAGDLSSRLQEATTEQQAPLPKPAEPTQPPSVPQEGKPSPEHQPKEAGEGKQASRTEGPREDGPMDLRLFELNSDSGKSTPSNNGKKGSSTDVSEDWEKDFDLDMTEEEVQLALSKVDVSGELDDEEWEDWE; this is encoded by the exons ATGGCGGAGGG GGAAGATGGAGGCTGGTGGAGGAGCTGGCTACAGCAAAGCCTTCAAACTGTCAAAGAGAAG TCCACAGAGGCCTTGGAGTTCATGAAGCGAGACCTGACAGAGTTTACACAGGTGGTCCAACATGACACAGCCTGCACCATTGCTGCCACCGCCAGCGTGGTCAAGGAGAAGCTGGCT ACGGAGAACTCCTCAGGTGCCACAGAAAAGATGAGGAAAGGGCTCTCCAACTTCCTGGGTGTCATCTCGGATACATTTGCACCTTCACCAGATAAGACCATCGACTGTGATGTCATAACGCTGATGGCCACCCCTTCAGGGACGACAGAATTGTACGACAGTGCCAAG GCTCGGCTATACAGCCTTCAGTCAGACCCAGCCACCTATTGCAATGAACCTGATG GACCCTCTCAGCTCTTTGAGACCTGGCTTTCACAGTTCAGCctagaggagaagaagggggagatCTCGGACTTGCTGGTGAACAGCCCTTCCATTCGTTCCCTCTACTCCAAGATG GTTCCAGTGGCTGTGTCCCACTCAGAATTCTGGCAGCGCTACTTTTATAAGGTCCATCAGCTGGAGCAG GAGGAGGTCAGGAGAGAGGCCCTGAAGCAGCGAGCAGAACAGAGTGTTCACTCAGAGGAGCCTggctgggaggaggaagaag AGGAGTTTGTCGGCTCATCGTCTTGCCATCCCCACATCCCCTTGCAGTCTACCCCAGAAGTGAAGCTGCctcctgccaccactgccacagcaGTGGTGATGCCAACCCTGGAGGCATCTGCGGAAAGCTGGGCCATGCTCAGCCCCACCCCAGCTGAGGCTACACCATCAGAAAGCAGCGAGAGCATATCCTTCATGACTCAGATTACAAACCCAGCTGCTGCAGTGCCCATCGTACCTTTACAGACTGGAGTCCAGCTCTCTGGGGCAGGAGACCTCTCCTCGAGGCTGCAGGAAGCCACTACAGAACAGCAAGCCCCGCTGCCCAAGCCAGCTGAGCCCACACAACCTCCCTCGGTGCCTCAGGAGGGAAAGCCTTCACCAGAGCATCAGCCCaaggaggcaggggaaggcaaACAGGCAAGCCGGACAGAAGGTCCTCGAGAGGATGGGCCAATGGATCTGCGCCTCTTTGAACTCAACTCAGACAGTGGGAAGTCCACTCCCTCCAACAACGGGAAGAAAG GCTCGAGCACAGATGTCAGCGAGGACTGGGAGAAGGACTTTGATCTGGACATGACTGAAGAGGAGGTACAGCTGGCCCTTTCCAAGGTGGACGTCTCCGGGGAG CTGGATGATGAAGAGTGGGAAGACTGGGAATAA
- the BSDC1 gene encoding BSD domain-containing protein 1 isoform X1, producing MAEGFICLSCNREDGGWWRSWLQQSLQTVKEKSTEALEFMKRDLTEFTQVVQHDTACTIAATASVVKEKLATENSSGATEKMRKGLSNFLGVISDTFAPSPDKTIDCDVITLMATPSGTTELYDSAKARLYSLQSDPATYCNEPDGPSQLFETWLSQFSLEEKKGEISDLLVNSPSIRSLYSKMVPVAVSHSEFWQRYFYKVHQLEQEEVRREALKQRAEQSVHSEEPGWEEEEEEFVGSSSCHPHIPLQSTPEVKLPPATTATAVVMPTLEASAESWAMLSPTPAEATPSESSESISFMTQITNPAAAVPIVPLQTGVQLSGAGDLSSRLQEATTEQQAPLPKPAEPTQPPSVPQEGKPSPEHQPKEAGEGKQASRTEGPREDGPMDLRLFELNSDSGKSTPSNNGKKGSSTDVSEDWEKDFDLDMTEEEVQLALSKVDVSGELDDEEWEDWE from the exons ATGGCGGAGGG CTTCATATGTTTGTCCTGTAACAGGGAAGATGGAGGCTGGTGGAGGAGCTGGCTACAGCAAAGCCTTCAAACTGTCAAAGAGAAG TCCACAGAGGCCTTGGAGTTCATGAAGCGAGACCTGACAGAGTTTACACAGGTGGTCCAACATGACACAGCCTGCACCATTGCTGCCACCGCCAGCGTGGTCAAGGAGAAGCTGGCT ACGGAGAACTCCTCAGGTGCCACAGAAAAGATGAGGAAAGGGCTCTCCAACTTCCTGGGTGTCATCTCGGATACATTTGCACCTTCACCAGATAAGACCATCGACTGTGATGTCATAACGCTGATGGCCACCCCTTCAGGGACGACAGAATTGTACGACAGTGCCAAG GCTCGGCTATACAGCCTTCAGTCAGACCCAGCCACCTATTGCAATGAACCTGATG GACCCTCTCAGCTCTTTGAGACCTGGCTTTCACAGTTCAGCctagaggagaagaagggggagatCTCGGACTTGCTGGTGAACAGCCCTTCCATTCGTTCCCTCTACTCCAAGATG GTTCCAGTGGCTGTGTCCCACTCAGAATTCTGGCAGCGCTACTTTTATAAGGTCCATCAGCTGGAGCAG GAGGAGGTCAGGAGAGAGGCCCTGAAGCAGCGAGCAGAACAGAGTGTTCACTCAGAGGAGCCTggctgggaggaggaagaag AGGAGTTTGTCGGCTCATCGTCTTGCCATCCCCACATCCCCTTGCAGTCTACCCCAGAAGTGAAGCTGCctcctgccaccactgccacagcaGTGGTGATGCCAACCCTGGAGGCATCTGCGGAAAGCTGGGCCATGCTCAGCCCCACCCCAGCTGAGGCTACACCATCAGAAAGCAGCGAGAGCATATCCTTCATGACTCAGATTACAAACCCAGCTGCTGCAGTGCCCATCGTACCTTTACAGACTGGAGTCCAGCTCTCTGGGGCAGGAGACCTCTCCTCGAGGCTGCAGGAAGCCACTACAGAACAGCAAGCCCCGCTGCCCAAGCCAGCTGAGCCCACACAACCTCCCTCGGTGCCTCAGGAGGGAAAGCCTTCACCAGAGCATCAGCCCaaggaggcaggggaaggcaaACAGGCAAGCCGGACAGAAGGTCCTCGAGAGGATGGGCCAATGGATCTGCGCCTCTTTGAACTCAACTCAGACAGTGGGAAGTCCACTCCCTCCAACAACGGGAAGAAAG GCTCGAGCACAGATGTCAGCGAGGACTGGGAGAAGGACTTTGATCTGGACATGACTGAAGAGGAGGTACAGCTGGCCCTTTCCAAGGTGGACGTCTCCGGGGAG CTGGATGATGAAGAGTGGGAAGACTGGGAATAA